A window of Ruminiclostridium herbifermentans genomic DNA:
AAACAAGAGGACCTTTAAGTGTAAAAATTTGTGCTGCCTTAGATAAACCTTCAAGAAGGAAGGTAGATGTTCAGGTTGATTATAAAGGAATTGAAATACCAGATGAATTTGTAGTTGGATATGGATTGGATTATTGTGGAAAATATAGAAACATTCCTGAGGTTTGTATACTCAAAAAAGATGTTTATTTGAAATAATATTAGTATATAAACATAAAATTCACTTTATTGTGTTTTATAGATGTATATGCTAATATAATATATACTGTATTAATTAAAAAACTTAGTTTGATAGTGATAATTTATAGTTTTAATATTTAAAGTTACAATTGAGTTTTGACCAAATTAGAAACGTAGGTTTGAAATAAATTTAGTTCTTAAGTAAATGACTTGCGAGTTAGGATTTGGTACCTTGGCTATTATAAGGAGGGAGTTATTTGAAATATATTAAGGGTATCAGTTTTTATATAATTATTTTTATAGTAATTATAGTAATAATTACATTCTTTCAAACAACTGACAATCCATCGAAAATGGTTTATTCAGAGTTGTTGACACAAATAAGTGCAGGTAATGTTAAAAGCATAGATCTTCAGACTGACACTGCTACTGTAGTACTAAAAAAACCAGTAGAAAGTAATAGTAAAATTACTAAATATGTAGTTGTTGTTCCGCCTGATGTTACTTCTGCATCTAATAGATTTACCGAGGCTTATGAAAAAAAACTGATCGAAAGATTTAATGTTGTTACGCCTCCGCAAGCGCCATGGTGGATTTCTATATTGCCGACAATTGGGTTTATTATTATACTTATTCTGATATGGTTCTTCTTTATACAGCAGTCACAAGGTGGAGGCGGCGGCAATAGAGTTATGTCTTTTGGAAAAAGCCGTGCCAAGCTTTCAGTTGATGACAAGAAAAAGGTCACATTTAAAAATGTTGCTGGAGCTGATGAAGAAAAAGAAGAACTTGCTGAAATTGTTGAGTTTCTGAAAGCACCGAAGAAATTTGTAGAACTTGGAGCAAGAATACCAAAAGGTGTTCTTTTGGTAGGACCTCCTGGAACTGGTAAGACATTATTAGCAAAGGCTGTTTCTGGTGAGGCTGGAGTTCCGTTTTTCAGCATAAGTGGTTCAGACTTTGTTGAAATGTTTGTAGGTGTCGGAGCATCCCGTGTACGTGATCTTTTTGAGCAGGCCAAAAAGAATGCTCCATGTATTGTATTTATAGATGAAATTGACGCGGTTGGTAGACATAGAGGAGCAGGAATGGGCGGCGGTCATGATGAAAGAGAACAGACCTTAAACCAATTGCTTGTTGAAATGGATGGTTTTGGAATTAATGAAGGAGTTATAATCCTTGCCGCTACTAATAGACCAGATATACTTGATCCTGCATTATTAAGACCTGGACGTTTTGACAGGCGCGTGGTTGTTGGGTTACCTGATATCAAAGGTAGAGAACAAATTCTTCATGTACATGCTAGAGGAAAGCCGCTAGATGAGAGTGTTAAACTGGATGATTTAGCAAGAATTACACCTGGTTTTACCGGTGCAGATTTAGAGAATTTGCTGAATGAGGCTGCTTTACTTGCTGCTAGAGCTAATAAGAAGAAAATAGGTAATGAGGAGATAAAAGAAGCTGCCTTTAAGGTAATGATGGGCCCTGAAAAGAAGAGTCGTGTTATGAGCGAGATAGACAAGAAAGTTACTGCCTTTCATGAGGCTGGTCATGCAATAGCAATCAAGCTTGTTTCTAAGACTCAAAAGGTGGATAGAGTATCTATTATCCCTGCTGGTATGGCTGGTGGTTATACAGCAAGCAGACCTCAAGAGGATAAAAGCTATCATACTAAATCCCAGCTTATTGAGGAAATAATAATTGCTTTAGGAGGAAGAGCTGCTGAAGAAATTGTTATGGACGAAGTAAGTACAGGTGCATCAAGCGACTTGAAAAAAGTTAATCAGATTGCAAGAAATATGGTTACAAAGTATGGTATGAGTGAAAAGCTAGGCAATATGATTTTTGGTAATGAGAATGATGAAGTTTTCCTTGGTCGTGATTATGGTCACACAAGTAATATAAGTGATGAGATTGCAGGCATTATTGACAATGAAGTTAAACAAATTATTGATAGTGCTTATGAAAAGACAATAAATCTATTGAAAGAGAATATTGATAAGCTTAATAGACTAGCGCAGGCTCTCCTTGAAAAAGAAAAGGTTGAGGGAGCTGAGTTTGAAGCTATTTTTGATGGAGTTGCTTTGGATTCAGCAGTTAAGCCTCAGTTAGAGGGCTAATTACTACGTAAAATACTATTTTAAGAGTTATATAATTTTTACAATTAAAGGGTTTGCTCTCATACACTGAGCAAACCCTTATTTTGTACAATTTATTTTATATACGAATAGTTGAAATTGTAAAATAATTCTATAATAATGAGTTGTTTGCGGTTGAGTAGATAAGGCAATTATATAAGAACATTTTTTTGAAGTAAAGGCTGAAATAAATTACTAATATATTTAAAGGAGGTGTCAAGTCCATGTCATTTCTGACATTGAGTTCTTATGAGAATGGTGGACATGGACATACTTATGGATTTTAAAATTGGAATGGAAGGAATTGCACAAACAACAGTTAATAGTACTAATACAGCAAAAGAAATGGGCAGTGGAGACCTAGAAGTTTTTGCTACACCGGCAATGGTTTCACTTATGGAAAAAGCAGCGACAATTGCTATACAGGGATGTTTATCGAAAGAGTATAGTACAGTTGGAACTATGATAAATATTAGACATATAGCAGCAACCCCATTAGGAATGAATGTATCTGCACGAGCTACGCTTACAGAAGTAGATGGGAAAAAATTAATTTTTACAGTTGAGGCATTTGATGAAAGAGAGAAGATAGGTGAAGGTCAGCATGAGAGATATGTAATTAACGTTGAGAGATTTATGGATAAAACAAATAGAAAGTAGTGCTTTGCAATTTAAAGTAAAGGTCTTCTGTGAGGGAGAATATTCAAAGAATTACTGCATAAAGAGAAATATGAATATATTCAGTAATTAGTTTTTATAGTGATAGAATTATAGCATTAAATGTTGAAACTGGCTTTCTTTGCTTGATTTTTGCTTGATTATAATATGATTAAAGACATATCAAGCCGCCAATTTATTATGATTTATAA
This region includes:
- the ftsH gene encoding ATP-dependent zinc metalloprotease FtsH, yielding MKYIKGISFYIIIFIVIIVIITFFQTTDNPSKMVYSELLTQISAGNVKSIDLQTDTATVVLKKPVESNSKITKYVVVVPPDVTSASNRFTEAYEKKLIERFNVVTPPQAPWWISILPTIGFIIILILIWFFFIQQSQGGGGGNRVMSFGKSRAKLSVDDKKKVTFKNVAGADEEKEELAEIVEFLKAPKKFVELGARIPKGVLLVGPPGTGKTLLAKAVSGEAGVPFFSISGSDFVEMFVGVGASRVRDLFEQAKKNAPCIVFIDEIDAVGRHRGAGMGGGHDEREQTLNQLLVEMDGFGINEGVIILAATNRPDILDPALLRPGRFDRRVVVGLPDIKGREQILHVHARGKPLDESVKLDDLARITPGFTGADLENLLNEAALLAARANKKKIGNEEIKEAAFKVMMGPEKKSRVMSEIDKKVTAFHEAGHAIAIKLVSKTQKVDRVSIIPAGMAGGYTASRPQEDKSYHTKSQLIEEIIIALGGRAAEEIVMDEVSTGASSDLKKVNQIARNMVTKYGMSEKLGNMIFGNENDEVFLGRDYGHTSNISDEIAGIIDNEVKQIIDSAYEKTINLLKENIDKLNRLAQALLEKEKVEGAEFEAIFDGVALDSAVKPQLEG
- a CDS encoding thioesterase family protein, with protein sequence MDFKIGMEGIAQTTVNSTNTAKEMGSGDLEVFATPAMVSLMEKAATIAIQGCLSKEYSTVGTMINIRHIAATPLGMNVSARATLTEVDGKKLIFTVEAFDEREKIGEGQHERYVINVERFMDKTNRK